The following are encoded in a window of Tolypothrix sp. PCC 7712 genomic DNA:
- a CDS encoding ABC exporter membrane fusion protein: MKRIQHKKWLFILVAFLSILGISIILIFKKVLISVEKKPSVGLESNYKQKIFHISGLGKIEPQGGVITVSPTSAIQGIQVKKILVKEGDWIESGQIIAILENYNRLKAVLLQAQTQMAIYQANLDKIKAGSQISEINAQIATIERLKANLQGNIKTQKTNITELEAQLELAISEYKRYEKLYQEGVITTSEFDNKNLRVKIFREQVERAKATLAQMLKTGDYEIQQAKFKLEQIKEVPPVNIAIAEAELRNAKAAIVKAETDLELGLVKSPIEGQVLKIHTFPGEIIGTKGLIEMGQTKNMYVVAEIYEGDINQVKIGQKALIVSEYAGLTEQLGGKVEQIGLKIGKNNILDPQPGSDNDTRVVEIKILLNLEDSKVVRTLTNLLVRVTIEIEQSP; this comes from the coding sequence ATGAAGCGGATACAACATAAGAAGTGGCTCTTCATACTTGTCGCATTTTTATCTATTTTAGGTATTAGTATTATTTTAATTTTTAAAAAAGTATTAATATCGGTCGAGAAAAAACCTAGTGTTGGTTTAGAATCGAATTATAAACAAAAAATATTTCATATTAGTGGGTTAGGAAAAATTGAACCTCAAGGAGGAGTAATTACAGTTTCACCAACTTCTGCAATTCAAGGAATACAAGTAAAAAAAATCTTAGTTAAAGAAGGAGATTGGATAGAGTCGGGACAAATTATTGCTATTCTAGAAAACTATAATCGTTTAAAAGCTGTTTTATTACAAGCACAAACTCAAATGGCTATCTATCAAGCTAATTTAGATAAAATAAAAGCTGGTTCTCAAATTAGCGAAATTAATGCTCAAATTGCCACAATTGAAAGATTAAAAGCTAATTTACAGGGTAATATTAAAACTCAAAAAACAAATATTACAGAATTAGAAGCCCAACTGGAACTTGCTATTTCCGAATATAAACGGTATGAAAAACTTTATCAAGAAGGAGTTATTACTACCTCTGAATTTGATAATAAAAATTTAAGGGTTAAAATTTTTCGTGAACAAGTAGAAAGAGCTAAGGCAACCTTAGCACAAATGCTTAAAACAGGTGATTACGAAATTCAACAAGCTAAGTTTAAACTTGAACAAATTAAGGAAGTACCTCCAGTAAATATAGCTATAGCCGAAGCGGAGTTAAGAAATGCAAAAGCAGCAATTGTTAAGGCTGAAACTGATTTAGAATTAGGTTTAGTGAAATCACCAATAGAGGGGCAAGTTTTAAAAATTCATACCTTTCCTGGAGAGATAATTGGTACAAAAGGTTTAATAGAAATGGGTCAAACAAAAAATATGTATGTTGTAGCAGAAATATATGAAGGAGATATTAACCAAGTGAAAATCGGTCAAAAAGCTTTAATTGTTAGTGAATATGCTGGTTTAACTGAACAACTTGGAGGAAAAGTAGAGCAAATTGGTTTAAAGATAGGTAAAAATAATATTCTTGATCCCCAACCCGGTAGTGACAATGATACGAGAGTAGTTGAAATTAAAATTTTGCTTAATCTAGAAGATAGTAAAGTAGTCAGAACCTTAACCAATCTACTGGTTAGAGTAACTATTGAAATAGAGCAATCTCCATAA